A region from the Palaemon carinicauda isolate YSFRI2023 chromosome 9, ASM3689809v2, whole genome shotgun sequence genome encodes:
- the LOC137646890 gene encoding uncharacterized protein, translated as MNMIFGPRPTLGWLGYLMIGDSWRRLTILLVVVGFVTLFIVDEGQKMVTLRHISPAPFPPPITFVHNPDNSYLTPLDACSVEAASVDTKKTRRIYVYLWKETVTPADEWANWILRLPMIQVTYMDLAKLIGGSQLSSLRKAAFKGTWQKWLAARLAILWNFGGISMPFGTIMTKPLSVDVMGSHNGIIVEGETGYLDPIVLGTPSHHLVIATLAKYLVNGTNDASEETVTNPEGLLTKAILNGCGLDQLSHMAFSDCDSFNFITKNQISYLRDQQMIEDPHPESALLIRYPEELYTFRDDKIFWRYFQTNRLERFCPVTARHLQLRVVANDI; from the exons ATGAACATGATATTTGGGCCGAGACCTACAC TGGGATGGCTCGGGTATCTCATGATCGGAGACTCCTGGCGTCGCTTGACCATCCTGCTTGTCGTCGTTGGCTTCGTCACGCTCTTTATCGTGGACGAAGGACAGAAGATGGTGACGCTGCGTCATATCTCG CCAGCTCCCTTCCCACCCCCTATAACCTTCGTGCACAATCCGGACAACTCCTACCTCACGCCCCTGGACGCCTGCTCAGTTGAAGCAGCCTCCGTGGACACCAAGAAGACTCGCAGGATCTACGTTTACCTGTGGAAGGAGACTGTGACCCCCGCTGATGAGTGGGCTAACTGGATCCTTCGACTGCCCATGATTCAGGTCACTTACATGGATCTGGCTAAA CTGATCGGCGGATCGCAACTCTCCTCCTTGAGGAAAGCGGCCTTCAAGGGTACCTGGCAGAAGTGGCTGGCAGCTCGTCTCGCCATCCTGTGGAACTTCGGTGGAATCTCGATGCCTTTTGGAACTATCATGACGAAGCCTTTATCCGTGGATGTCATGGGATCCCACAATGGTATTATAGTGGAGGGAGAGACCGGATATTTGGATCCTATTGTACTTGGTACTCCTTCACACCATCTCGTCATTGCGACCCTGGCAAAATACTTA gtGAATGGAACAAACGATGCCAGCGAGGAAACCGTAACAAATCCTGAGGGACTTCTGACAAAGGCAATTTTGAACGGCTGTGGACTTGACCAGCTATCGCACATGGCTTTTTCCGATTGCGATTCGTTCAATTTCATCACTAAAAACCAAATTTCCTATTTGAGAGATCAGCAG ATGATAGAGGATCCCCATCCAGAAAGTGCTCTCCTCATCCGGTATCCCGAAGAGCTCTACACCTTCAGGGATGATAAGATTTTTTGGAGGTACTTCCAGACCAACCGTCTGGAGCGGTTTTGCCCAGTGACTGCCCGTCATCTACAACTGAGGGTAGTGGCCAACGACATCTGA